Proteins encoded by one window of Corythoichthys intestinalis isolate RoL2023-P3 chromosome 20, ASM3026506v1, whole genome shotgun sequence:
- the LOC130908484 gene encoding olfactory receptor 10J4-like encodes MERNGTVMLSLGGYVEIEKYRYVYFLFLLPLFVVILCSNGIIIFLIWIHRKLHEPMYIFIAALSLNSILLTTPIYPKILVDVLSHKQIISYSGCLTQAFFYYSVSASDFLLLLAMAYDRYVSICRPMQYSSIMGTTTVTIFLALAWFLPAFQMSVSLVLQSKQKICNTTLEGFYCNVKMLKIHCSTPIYLTVWALFNLTCITFLPMLLILITYIKIFITIHNSHGEIRKKALDTCLPHVTVLIITFSLLSIDIIIAFLGAVLPKRVSLIFNLQVLVYNPLCNPIMYGLKMKEIWKRIKRMLLRE; translated from the coding sequence ATGGAACGAAATGGAACGGTCATGCTAAGTCTTGGTGGCTATGTAGAGATTGAAAAATACAGATATGTGTACTTTCTGTTTTTGTTGCCACTATTTGTTGTTATTCTCTGCTCTAACggcattattatttttcttatctGGATTCACAGGAAGCTTCATGAACCCATGTACATTTTCATTGCAGCGCTATCTCTCAACTCGATTTTGCTCACCACACCCATCTACCCTAAGATTTTAGTGGATGTGTTGTCTCACAAGCAGATAATTTCTTACTCAGGCTGTTTGACtcaggcatttttttattaCAGTGTATCAGCTTCTGATTTTCTCTTGTTGTTAGCCATGGCCTATGACAGGTATGTGTCCATCTGTAGGCCCATGCAATATTCCTCTATCATGGGCACAACTACTGTCACCATTTTCTTGGCTTTGGCCTGGTTTCTGCCTGCCTTTCAGATGTCGGTGTCATTGGTTCTGCAgtccaaacaaaaaatatgtaaCACCACTCTGGAAGGATTTTATTGCAACGTTAAAATGCTTAAGATTCACTGTTCAACACCAATTTATCTGACTGTgtgggctttatttaatctaacATGCATTACCTTCTTGCCTATGCTGTTGATCCTCATCACGTACATTAAGATATTCATAACCATCCATAATAGCCATGGAGAAATCCGGAAAAAAGCCCTAGATACGTGTTTACCTCACGTGACTGTTTTAATCATAACCTTCAGTTTGCTGTCCATTGACATAATTATCGCGTTTCTGGGGGCAGTGCTTCCAAAAAGGGTTTCACTAATTTTTAATTTGCAAGTACTTGTGTACAATCCTCTCTGTAATCCAATCATGTATGGTTTGAAGATGAAAGAAATCTGGAAACGCATCAAGAGAATGTTGTTGAGAGAATGA
- the LOC130908485 gene encoding olfactory receptor 13C3-like translates to MMEQNGTIMLSLGGYVEVEKYGYVYFMFLLPVFVVILCSNGIIIFIIWIHRNLHEPMYIFIAALSLNSILLTTPIYPKILADVLSHEQSISYSGCLTLTFFFYSISSSDLFLLLAMAYDRYVSICRPMKYSSIVGKTTVTIFLALAWFLPAFQLSVTMVLQSKQKICQTTLEGFYCNVKMLKIHCATPTYLTLWTLFNLTSTSLLPVLLILFTYIKIFITIYNSHGEVRKKAIDTCLPHVTVLIITFSLMCIDIIIALLGAVLPKRVSLIINLQVLVYNPLCNPIMYGLKMKEIRKHIKRMLLC, encoded by the coding sequence ATGATGGAACAGAATGGAACAATCATGCTAAGTCTTGGTGGCTATGTAGAGGTTGAAAAATATGGATATGTGTACTTTATGTTTTTGTTGCCAGTGTTTGTTGTTATTCTCTGCTCTAAcggcattattatttttatcatcTGGATTCACAGGAACCTTCATGAGCCCATGTACATTTTCATTGCAGCTCTATCCCTCAACTCAATTTTGCTCACCACTCCTATCTACCCTAAGATTTTAGCGGATGTGTTGTCTCACGAGCAGAGCATTTCCTACTCAGGGTGTTTGaccctgacattttttttctacagTATATCATCTTCTGACTTATTCTTGTTGTTAGCCATGGCTTATGATAGATATGTGTCCATCTGCAGGCCCATGAAATATTCCTCTATCGTGGGCAAAACCACTGTCACCATTTTCTTGGCTTTGGCCTGGTTTCTGCCTGCATTTCAGTTGTCTGTGACAATGGTTCTGCAGTCCAAACAAAAAATCTGTCAAACCACTTTGGAGGGATTTTACTGCAACGTTAAAATGCTTAAGATTCACTGTGCAACACCAACTTATCTGACTTTGTGGACTTTATTTAATTTAACAAGCACTTCTTTATTGCCTGTGCTGTTGATCCTCTTCACGTACATTAAGATATTCATAACAATCTATAATAGCCATGGAGAAGTCCGGAAAAAAGCCATAGATACGTGTTTACCTCACGTGACTGTTTTAATTATAACCTTTAGTTTGATGTGCATTGACATAATTATTGCGCTGCTGGGGGCAGTGCTTCCAAAAAGGGTTTCACTAATTATAAATTTGCAAGTGCttgtgtacaaccccctttgtaATCCAATCATGTATGGTTTGAAAATGAAAGAAATCCGGAAACACATCAAGAGAATGTTGTTGTGTTGA